From the genome of Variovorax sp. RA8, one region includes:
- a CDS encoding mannose-1-phosphate guanylyltransferase/mannose-6-phosphate isomerase, with protein sequence MIRPIVLCGGSGTRLWPLSRKTLPKQFVPLIDNKNLLVLTLERLRLLSPEVTCVAAEEHRFLVQESIEAADVSGQQLLEPVARNTAAAMAAVALLSEPDQLLLFAPADHHIPDAERFVATIRKGVPAALAGHLVTFGVEPSFPSTAYGYIRQGEPLAASLGDEAGHAVAAFVEKPAAAHAEQLLLAGGHLWNAGILLVQARVLIAALQQHAPDILQSCREATTTVEVDGDFLRMDAAAFGRCRSQSIDYAVLEKCEKVAVLPFQGRWSDVGSWNAVAELHEADDNGNRISGQGFAMGAHNTFIYAPNRPVVALGTKDLLVVDTPDALLVAHAEFAEQVKDAVALLTTHGHSQATRHRRIPRPWGAYDSVDDGDRFAVKRLTVKPGARLALRMHHHRAEHWVVVKGTARVLCNGEICLVKEDESIYIPVGAKYRLENAGKTMLEVIEVQTGGYLGEDDIVRFDDAPAAVLGKDKKLA encoded by the coding sequence ATGATCCGGCCCATCGTTCTCTGTGGCGGCAGTGGCACGCGGCTATGGCCGCTCTCGCGCAAGACGCTGCCCAAGCAGTTCGTTCCCCTGATCGACAACAAGAACCTGCTGGTTCTCACGCTGGAACGCCTGCGGCTTCTGAGCCCCGAGGTGACCTGCGTCGCGGCGGAAGAGCACCGCTTCCTGGTGCAGGAAAGCATCGAGGCCGCAGACGTGAGCGGCCAGCAGCTGCTCGAGCCGGTGGCTCGCAACACGGCAGCGGCCATGGCCGCGGTCGCCCTTCTGTCCGAGCCTGACCAGCTGCTGCTGTTCGCGCCGGCCGACCATCACATTCCCGACGCCGAGCGCTTCGTGGCAACGATCCGCAAGGGCGTGCCCGCCGCCCTCGCCGGCCATCTCGTGACCTTCGGCGTCGAGCCCAGCTTTCCGAGCACGGCCTACGGCTATATCCGGCAGGGTGAGCCTCTCGCGGCATCGCTGGGCGACGAGGCCGGCCACGCGGTGGCTGCCTTCGTCGAGAAGCCGGCCGCTGCGCATGCCGAGCAGTTGCTGCTCGCGGGCGGCCATCTCTGGAATGCAGGGATCCTGCTGGTCCAGGCCCGGGTACTGATCGCAGCGCTGCAGCAGCATGCGCCCGACATCCTCCAGAGTTGCCGCGAGGCCACTACAACCGTCGAAGTCGACGGCGACTTCCTGCGAATGGATGCCGCCGCCTTCGGCCGCTGCCGCAGCCAGAGCATCGACTACGCCGTGCTCGAGAAGTGCGAGAAGGTTGCCGTACTCCCGTTCCAGGGGCGCTGGAGTGATGTCGGGAGCTGGAACGCGGTGGCCGAGCTGCACGAGGCGGACGACAACGGCAACCGGATCAGCGGCCAGGGCTTCGCCATGGGCGCACACAACACCTTCATCTACGCACCGAACCGTCCCGTCGTCGCCCTGGGCACCAAGGACCTGCTGGTGGTGGACACGCCGGACGCGTTGCTGGTCGCGCACGCGGAGTTCGCTGAACAGGTCAAGGACGCGGTCGCGCTGCTGACCACCCACGGGCACAGCCAGGCCACGCGCCACCGCCGCATTCCGCGCCCCTGGGGCGCCTATGACAGCGTCGACGATGGCGACCGTTTCGCCGTCAAGCGCCTCACGGTCAAGCCCGGTGCGCGCCTGGCCCTGCGCATGCATCACCATCGCGCCGAGCACTGGGTGGTCGTGAAGGGCACGGCCCGGGTGCTGTGCAACGGCGAGATCTGCCTGGTCAAGGAAGATGAATCGATCTACATCCCCGTAGGGGCCAAGTACCGGCTCGAGAATGCGGGCAAGACAATGCTCGAGGTGATCGAAGTCCAGACCGGCGGCTATCTCGGCGAGGACGACATCGTCCGCTTCGATGACGCGCCCGCCGCCGTCCTCGGCAAAGACAAGAAACTGGCCTGA
- a CDS encoding sugar transferase, producing MFRSDSTAHGNVVRRYTPGGGPSASPIYVQPRRLGLLERAAKRSIDIVGALTFFILFGPLYLLVALCVGISMGRPVHFWQHRLGENGQRFRFYKFRSMVRDSEHVLDEFLSRNDMARTEWDTFQKLEKDPRITPIGQFIRKLSLDELPQFWNVLKGDMSLVGPRPCMERQRTLYGKGWEHYCAMRPGITGLWQVSGRNRLSYARRVELDVEYVSNWSLWLDIKILLKTVRTVITGDGSR from the coding sequence ATGTTTCGTTCCGACTCAACCGCACACGGCAACGTGGTTCGACGCTATACCCCCGGGGGCGGGCCTTCGGCGTCTCCCATCTACGTGCAACCGCGCAGGCTCGGCTTGCTGGAGCGCGCTGCGAAGCGCAGCATCGACATCGTGGGTGCGCTGACTTTCTTCATTCTCTTCGGCCCACTCTATTTGCTGGTAGCGCTCTGCGTAGGCATCAGCATGGGCCGTCCCGTGCACTTCTGGCAGCACCGTCTCGGTGAGAACGGGCAGCGCTTCCGCTTCTACAAGTTCCGCTCAATGGTGCGCGATTCCGAACACGTGCTCGACGAGTTCTTGAGCCGCAACGACATGGCGCGCACCGAATGGGACACTTTCCAGAAGCTGGAGAAGGATCCGCGCATTACGCCGATCGGCCAGTTCATCCGCAAGTTGAGCCTCGACGAGTTGCCGCAGTTCTGGAATGTGCTCAAGGGGGACATGAGCCTGGTCGGCCCGCGTCCCTGCATGGAGCGGCAACGCACCCTCTACGGCAAGGGCTGGGAGCACTACTGCGCGATGCGCCCTGGCATCACCGGCCTGTGGCAGGTGAGCGGCCGCAACCGGCTGTCCTATGCCCGACGCGTCGAGCTCGACGTGGAGTACGTCAGCAACTGGTCGCTCTGGCTGGATATCAAGATCCTGTTGAAGACGGTGCGCACCGTGATCACCGGCGACGGGTCGAGGTAA
- the fcl gene encoding GDP-L-fucose synthase encodes MSQFQKRIFVAGHRGMVGSAIVRCLVEQGYSNIISRSRAELDLTDQAQVRAFFAEEKPQEVYVAAAKVGGIHANNSYPAEFIYSNLMVEANVIHEAWRNGVSKLLFLGSSCIYPRLAAQPMAEDALLTGKLEPTNEPYAIAKIAGIKLCESYNRQYGCDFRSVMPTNLYGPGDNYHPENSHVLPAMIRRFHEAKLADAPAVVIWGTGSPKREFLYVDDMARACVHVMDLPRETYAACTEVTTSHINVGTGEDLSIAELASLVSDVVGYQGEIRYDTGKPDGAPRKLLDISRIRELGWAPEVSLRDGVTRAYEDFRSEELVPS; translated from the coding sequence ATGAGCCAGTTTCAGAAGCGGATTTTCGTGGCGGGCCACCGCGGCATGGTCGGCAGCGCGATCGTCCGCTGCCTGGTCGAGCAGGGCTACAGCAACATCATCAGCCGCAGCCGTGCCGAGCTCGACCTGACCGACCAAGCCCAGGTGCGTGCCTTCTTCGCCGAAGAGAAGCCGCAGGAGGTGTACGTCGCCGCGGCCAAGGTGGGTGGCATCCATGCCAACAACAGCTATCCAGCCGAGTTCATCTACTCGAACCTGATGGTCGAGGCGAACGTGATCCACGAGGCGTGGCGCAACGGTGTGAGCAAGCTGCTCTTCCTCGGCTCGAGCTGCATCTACCCGCGGCTGGCGGCGCAGCCCATGGCCGAGGATGCGTTGCTGACCGGCAAGCTGGAGCCGACCAACGAACCCTATGCGATTGCCAAGATCGCGGGCATCAAGCTGTGCGAGAGCTACAACCGCCAGTACGGCTGCGACTTCCGCAGCGTGATGCCGACCAACCTCTACGGCCCGGGCGACAACTACCATCCGGAGAACAGCCACGTGCTGCCGGCAATGATCAGGCGCTTCCACGAAGCGAAGCTCGCCGACGCCCCCGCGGTGGTCATCTGGGGCACCGGCTCTCCGAAGCGTGAATTCCTCTATGTCGACGACATGGCTCGCGCCTGCGTGCACGTCATGGACCTGCCGCGCGAAACCTACGCGGCCTGTACCGAGGTCACCACCAGCCATATCAACGTCGGCACCGGTGAAGACCTGTCGATCGCCGAACTCGCCAGCCTGGTGAGCGATGTAGTGGGCTACCAGGGCGAGATCCGCTATGACACCGGCAAGCCGGACGGCGCGCCGCGAAAGCTGCTCGACATCTCGCGCATCCGCGAGCTCGGCTGGGCGCCCGAGGTATCCTTGCGCGACGGCGTGACACGCGCCTACGAAGACTTCCGCAGCGAAGAACTCGTTCCTTCCTGA